A stretch of Henckelia pumila isolate YLH828 chromosome 4, ASM3356847v2, whole genome shotgun sequence DNA encodes these proteins:
- the LOC140894306 gene encoding uncharacterized protein yields MGHRKFLNSDHEFRKNAQHFDGTEEYGRPPPLLSGDEVINELKNFKLKFGKTVDDNPELPYNWKKMSIFFDLPYWKDNVIRHNLDLMHIEKNVCESICGTLLNMKGKTKDNIKSRLDLQEIGIRSALHPIEKGPSRVSLPPACYSMGKKEKGIFCKVLKKVKVPDGYASNISRCVQLKPAKLIGLKSHDNHILMQQLLPVALRRTLSKSVRTPLIKLSRYFRELCCKVISPTDAVRLRTDIVVILCQLEKIFPPSFFDIMIHLTVHLATEVQLAGPVPYRWMYPFERYLGTLKSYVRNRSRPEGSIAEGYLAEDCLTFCSLYLADYVETKFNQSTRNDDTTIDSTLALDVFTNSGYAIGKAIATKFDDETLKKAHQYVLFNCHHIQSYIQEHREILNLSHSGLPPHQIERMHSESFASWFAKHIENINLPQDDPVTNDLKSLAGGPNFIGIQYAKFVSNGFRFHTKEVERKRKTQNCGVIVRATTSSYSSIRDQNPISSELDYYGILKNVIELDYGGGRRVVLFECEWVSKGKRLKLDDDGFVLANFTNVKRNNEPYILASQAMQVFYVEDPLDCNWHVVITTDARAKYKMQPLADVDSYLQSCVGNPTDDDNQEVVWVRDGVAGEEIDIDT; encoded by the exons ATGGGTCACCGCAAATTTTTGAACAGTGACCATGAGTTTCGCAAAAATGCTCAACATTTTGATGGAACTGAAGAGTATGGAAGACCACCACCCTTACTTTCTGGAGACGAAGTGATCAACgagttgaaaaattttaaattgaaattCGGAAAAACCGTTGATGATAATCCAGAACTGCCATACAATTGGAAAAAAATGAGTATTTTCTTCGATTTACCATATTGGAAAGATAATGTGATACGTCACAATCTTGATCTTATGCATATTGAAAAGAATGTATGTGAATCAATTTGCGGGACATTGCTGAATATGAAAGGGAAAACAAAAGATAATATTAAATCTCGTCTTGATTTGCAAGAAATTGGCATACGTTCAGCACTTCATCCTATCGAGAAAGGACCAAGTAGAGTTTCTCTTCCTCCAGCATGTTATTCAATGGGGAAAAAAGAGAAGGGTATATTTTGCAAGGTTTTGAAAAAAGTTAAAGTTCCAGATGGCTATGCATCTAACATTTCACGATGTGTTCAACTGAAACCAGCAAAATTAATTGGTCTAAAAAGCCATGACAACCATATTTTGATGCAGCAGTTGTTGCCAGTAGCACTACGTAGAACTTTGTCTAAATCAGTACGGACTCCTTTGATTAAATTGAGCAGGTATTTTAGAGAGCTATGTTGTAAAGTAATTTCTCCTACTGATGCGGTTCGTCTTAGGACAGATATTGTGGTGATCTTGTGTCAATTAGAGAAGATTTTTCCTCCCTCATTTTTTGACATAATGATTCATTTAACCGTACATTTGGCTACTGAAGTACAACTTGCTGGACCAGTTCCCTACCGATGGATGTAtccatttgaaag GTACTTGGGGACATTGAAGTCTTATGTCAGAAATAGGAGTAGGCCTGAAGGATCCATTGCTGAGGGGTATTTGGCTGAAGACTGTTTGACATTCTGTTCTTTATATTTAGCTGATTATGTAGAgacaaaattcaatcaatcgACAAGAAATGATGATACAACTATCGACTCAACACTCGCATTGGATGTGTTTACAAACTCTGGTTATGCAATCGGAAAGGCCATTGCAACAAAGTTTGATGATGAGACATTAAAGAAGGCACATCAATATGTGTTATTCAATTGTCATCACATACAATCCTATATACA GGAACATCGTGAGATTTTGAATCTTAGTCATTCTGGTCTTCCTCCACACCAAATTGAACGTATGCATAGTGAGTCTTTTGCCTCTTGGTTTGCCAAACAT ATTGAAAATATAAATCTTCCACAAGATGATCCGGTAACAAATGATCTGAAATCACTTGCCGGAGGCCCGAATTTCATAGGGATACAATATGCAAAATTTGTTTCAAATGGATTTAGGTTTCATACAAAAGAAGTTGAACGCAAGAGAAAAACACAGAATTGTGGTGTAATTGTTCGGGCCACTACTTCAAGTTATTCAAGTATAAGAGATCAAAATCCAATATCAAGTGAACTTGATTATTATGGGATTTTGAAAAACGTGATTGAGCTAGATTATGGTGGAGGTCGAAGAGTTGTTTTATTCGAATGTGAATGGGTTTCCAAAGGCAAACGACTAAAATTGGATGATGATGGTTTTGTGTTGGCTAATTTTACAAATGTGAAGCGCAACAACGAGCCTTATATATTAGCATCTCAGGCCATGCAAGTTTTTTATGTGGAAGATCCACTTGATTGTAATTGGCATGTTGTTATCACCACTGATGCAAGAGCAAAGTATAAGATGCAACCTCTTGCAGATGTTGATTCATATCTTCAAAGTTGTGTTGGTAATCCTACAGACGATGATAACCAAGAAGTCGTTTGGGTTCGGGATGGCGTTGCAGGAGAGGAAATTGATATTGATACATGA